A window of the Lolium perenne isolate Kyuss_39 chromosome 7, Kyuss_2.0, whole genome shotgun sequence genome harbors these coding sequences:
- the LOC127318580 gene encoding RING-H2 finger protein ATL13-like → MHAAMNYAALSPLQLPLPYLPPPPPPPLLPPPVPLMPLLSPPSPAALGSGFQSRISPSILLIILILAVIFFISGLLHLLVRFLFRPAPRDPGDADTSDGNATAFQGQLQQLFHLHDAGVDQTFIDALPVFLYGAVVGAGGKDPFDCAVCLCEFDDDDRLRLLPKCSHAFHVECIDTWLLSHSTCPLCRRSLLADFSPCGGGCSPLVFVLESGSEGSVSDRLDGASSAHVSLVMEQDEGCQGQKHGADVKEKEEVVVPVKLGKFRSQATEGGVGSSRANPDQDVRRCYSMGTYEYVMDQSSLLRVSVKPPAKKRPATRMPGHRVAMSECDCHSKREGFRGFDASAKLSKPTTGKKESFSVSRIWMRGGTRGKDGGAPSGSSSRRASSFRLPSALQRAASDIGAAPKRRADVVSPVTESEYNVSAWDKSASGSVVDWDVESGMGTAAAGLSSRADEAPSFARRTLLWIRGHL, encoded by the coding sequence ATGCATGCTGCCATGAATTACGCAGCCCTGTCGCCCCTGCAACTCCCGCTCCCCTACCTCCCacccccgccaccgccaccattacTGCCGCCTCCCGTGCCATTAATGCCGCTGCTGTCGCCGCCGTCTCCGGCGGCTCTGGGTTCGGGATTCCAGAGCAGGATCAGCCCCAGCATCCttctcatcatcttgatcttgGCCGTTATCTTCTTCatctccggcctcctccacctgcTCGTCCGGTTCTTGTTCCGTCCGGCGCCGCGTGACCCCGGCGACGCCGACACCAGCGACGGGAACGCGACCGCCTTCCAGGGGCAGCTTCAGCAGCTGTTCCATCTCCACGACGCCGGCGTCGACCAGACTTTCATCGACGCGCTGCCGGTGTTCCTCTACGGCGCCGTGGTGGGCGCCGGGGGCAAGGACCCCTTCGACTGCGCGGTGTGCCTGTGCGAGTTCGACGACGAcgaccgcctccgcctcctccccAAGTGCAGCCACGCGTTCCACGTCGAATGCATCGACACGTGGCTGCTGTCGCACTCCACGTGCCCGCTCTGCCGCCGCAGCCTCCTGGCCGACTTCTCGCCGTGCGGCGGCGGCTGCAGCCCGCTGGTGTTCGTGCTGGAGTCCGGCTCGGAGGGCTCCGTCTCCGATCGCCTCGACGGGGCGTCCTCTGCCCACGTCAGCCTCGTCATGGAGCAAGACGAAGGCTGCCAGGGTCAGAAGCACGGAGCTGAtgtgaaggagaaggaggaggtggtCGTCCCCGTCAAGCTGGGCAAGTTCAGGAGCCAGGCCACCGAAGGCGGCGTCGGCTCCAGCCGCGCCAACCCCGACCAGGACGTGAGGCGGTGCTACTCCATGGGGACCTACGAGTACGTCATGGACCAGAGCTCCCTGCTCCGTGTCTCCGTGAAGCCGCCTGCCAAGAAGCGGCCGGCGACGCGGATGCCGGGGCACCGAGTGGCCATGTCGGAGTGCGACTGCCACTCCAAGCGGGAAGGGTTCCGCGGGTTCGACGCGTCGGCCAAGCTCTCGAAGCCCACGACGGGCAAGAAGGAGAGCTTCTCCGTGTCCAGGATATGGATGCGGGGCGGGACGCGCGGGAAGGACGGTGGCGCCCCGTCTGGGTCTTCGTCGCGCCGAGCGTCGTCGTTCCGGCTCCCCTCGGCGCTCCAGCGCGCGGCGAGCGACATCGGGGCGGCGCCGAAGCGGCGGGCGGACGTGGTGAGCCCCGTTACCGAGTCCGAGTACAACGTGTCGGCGTGGGACAAGAGCGCGAGCGGCAGCGTCGTGGACTGGGACGTCGAGTCCGGCATGGGCACGGCCGCCGCAGGGCTCAGCTCGAGGGCCGACGAGGCGCCGTCGTTCGCGAGGCGGACGCTGCTGTGGATCAGAGGCCACCTGTGA